The genome window TGGTACTATCGTTTGTTCATCACGAATCGCGTAATGACAATGCCCATTACTGAGTGGGTTTCCCATACGCAACTGAGGGGTCATCGTAAGGTTCAAAGAGGCCAGGTCATTAGTTTGGTCAACATCGCCAAGGTCAACGGTTGGGGAATATTTGATGGCCGTAGCCTTCAATGGCCGGCTCACATGGTCACTACTACTAGACAGGCTGGGGTCGATGGCGTTCACTTCCGTCAGCAACTTTGTAATGAGGGAAGAGCTTTCATCATCGCCATCCTTATTACTACGATCAGTATAATATACCAAATCAGAACATTCCACTTCCAGCAGGTCCTGGGGTATATCCATATCAATAATATTCTGATGCATGTTCGGCATGTCGCTGGGTTGTTCCACTGTAGTAAGGCGGTCTTTAGAATCACCAGAAAACAAGTAGGAAAATGCGGACATCACTGCACCGTCTTTGAACTGGACGAACAGCTGCCCAACACCAGACTGATCCCACCACCAGAGATGTCGGCCTTTTCATTGGTGCGCAGCCCCTTACGTCCCACACTCCACCGACCAATGGGATTGCAGCACAAAACGTTTCTCGCTGCTCGACTTGCCTTCTGGGAACGATTGGCTACGAGAGTGGTACCATCCCTGGTCTCGTCAATATACGTATGTGAAGACCTGCCCCACCCGGGAACCATCTTTCACAATGTTGCTAATCTTAACCAAATGATGTAAACCAgtgcgggacacacacacacacaaaaaaaacatagGTCTGTGTTATCATTTCAGCATTCATTCCCATTTACAATTAAATGTATTATATAAACATGACCACAATTATATTTCACCGAGATACTGAATTAAAGGTTTTAAGGGTGTGGATATTAagccaagataaaaaaaaagtggtgttCGAAATTGCACCCAACAAATAcatccttaaaagaaaaaatccatgTTGGATGGTTGGATCTAATGCTATAATGGAGCTTTGCAGTATCGTTAGgttcttccactgtttctctgTCTTGTCAAATCTGACTGTATACGAAGATATTACCTTTGGGTTCCTATTCTGAAGCTGAAATCAGAAAGACTCATTAAACAATGCAATTGTGTTGGACATCCTAGATTCAACTAAACTTCGCTTACCAGACTAAGTAGCCAGAATGCAAAATGCAGTATGTTACCATAAAGCAAGCTGCCAGCTTTCCCCACTGTATCCTTATTTATTGTGATGCCTACTCCTTCTCTaaccacttgaaaaaaaaatttctttaatcTATTCCTTGTTGTCTTATATAGTAAGCAAGATAGCATCAGAAACCGAGCCCACAAGGAAAAATCTTGGCTTTGCTCTTGTCCATACTCTTAATGTTGTTATAGGAAGTAATGGTTTCTAGCCCTCCATATCTACTCCTTTGagttaccttctacaacacacgagacatatgttggaaatgttttttttctcttaactccaggcttattatcattattcctttcATGTTCATACAGTTTCCTGCCTTACCCAATAAGCATGAGATATATAAGCTGTATTCTCACTCCCAACCCAAGAAATAAAACCATTAACTATTTGAAAATGTATCCTTTAAGCACTTTTAAGATTTGCAGACTTTTGCTTGTCTAATTTTTGCATTAGTGGAATAATGTATAAAAACCAGTGAAATGCAGAAAGTATCAGTAAATAAGTTTGGGATAAAAAAACAATACTTTTTATTCAACGGTAAAAAAGTTACAGcatatacattcataaatactcttttctacattatataactatatatttaCAATTTGCATAGTGTACACTTTAATTGCAACAGAAGCAGTCACTATGACCATTACATTCCATGGTTATGAGCTCACTGGTATAAAGAAGAACACTACTGCTGTAGTAGTACTGTCTAATGGTCATACTAACTGTTCCTAATACATCATATCACAATGTGACACCAAAACACACATTAAAATCAAATTCCCTTCTATTAATTGTAAAATCTCAATATTTACTGAGTAACAAATAACTACTgataaattacaaaaaaaaaaattgtacttcTGTTATTGGCATAGGATTTGCTTTCCAAATATTCAAGACAATGAGTGACATATAAAACACAAAATTACAATAAACACCATA of Panulirus ornatus isolate Po-2019 chromosome 73, ASM3632096v1, whole genome shotgun sequence contains these proteins:
- the LOC139748284 gene encoding uncharacterized protein is translated as MSAFSYLFSGDSKDRLTTVEQPSDMPNMHQNIIDMDIPQDLLEVECSDLVYYTDRSNKDGDDESSSLITKLLTEVNAIDPSLSSSSDHVSRPLKATAIKYSPTVDLGDVDQTNDLASLNLTMTPQLRMGNPLSNGHCHYAIRDEQTIVPLPADVVGSVAKEEERKRKHEHDDPSSSSSQMPSGKKLKSLEVKPSVQDDEKERGRKKAQTAEEKRRKSVENSRRYRELQKKLKSDLEKELADVTHEKENLQRDLERLQWQVVEHTRMLQFYQQHYRIVKVLRLAVVLKSRC